In Phyllopteryx taeniolatus isolate TA_2022b chromosome 6, UOR_Ptae_1.2, whole genome shotgun sequence, one genomic interval encodes:
- the zgc:91890 gene encoding solute carrier family 52, riboflavin transporter, member 3-B — MSLLTHVLACLFGTGSWVAINGMWVELPLIVPQIPEGWYLPSYLTVLIQMANIGPFVITLMHHFRPGVLDERRVVYCIAVLGIIATFLLAFFWKNTVTIWGNLHSVPLLILCFLLSVVDCTSSVTFLPFMMRLCPQYLTSYFAGEGLSGLVPALVALIQGVGVVRCHNVTVTVSLNKTLENSTGDTEELQAIYQPAKFSAQIFFLFLSVMMVVCLIAFILLNHHPAVARAKKKDLYFREELTPGKREEVFSLHTQTPEQKPMLNPFESARREPCSSFGRGTYSNSEVAFIFVVLAWVNALTNGVLPSVQSYSCLPYGNQAYHLAATMAAVANPLACFIAMCMPIRSLIFMCLLTVFGTGFGAYIMAMAALSPCPLLVHSASGTVVIVLVWIIFVLSLSYVKVIIGVILRDEGHSALVWCGAVVQLGSMVGALSMFPLVSIYGLFKSGDACNTKCPM; from the exons ATGTCACTGCTAACTCACGTGCTGGCATGTTTGTTTGGCACGGGCTCCTGGGTGGCAATCAACGGAATGTGGGTGGAACTCCCGCTAATTGTACCACAGATCCCTGAGGGTTGGTACCTGCCATCCTACCTAACAGTCCTCATCCAGATGGCCAACATAGGCCCCTTCGTCATCACCTTGATGCATCACTTTCGCCCAGGAGTGCTGGATGAGAGGCGGGTTGTCTACTGCATCGCTGTGTTGGGGATCATTGCCACATTCCTTTTGGCTTTCTTCTGGAAGAACACAGTGACTATATGGGGCAACCTGCACAGTGTGCCCCTCTTGATATTATGCTTCCTGCTCTCTGTGGTGGACTGTACCTCCTCCGTCACCTTTCTGCCTTTCATGATGCGTCTGTGCCCGCAGTACCTCACCAGCTACTTTGCAGGTGAAGGCCTCAGTGGTCTGGTGCCTGCACTGGTGGCTCTTATACAAGGTGTTGGTGTAGTGCGTTGTCATAATGTCACTGTGACAGTTTCATTGAACAAAACACTTGAGAATTCCACGGGTGACACTGAGGAGCTCCAAGCAATCTATCAACCAGCAAAATTCTCTGCTCAGATCTTCTTCTTGTTCCTCAGTGTTATGATGGTTGTTTGCTTGATAGCCTTCATCCTACTCAACCATCACCCTGCTGTTGCTCGGGCGAAGAAGAAGGACCTGTATTTCAGAGAAGAACTGACCCCAGGGAAGAGAGAGGAAGTTTTCTCTTTGCACACCCAAACACCAGAGCAAAAGCCAATGTTAAATCCCTTTGAGTCTGCTAGGAGGGAACCTTGCAGCTCCTTTGGCAGGGGCACATACAGTAACTCTGAGGTggctttcatttttgttgtactgGCCTGGGTGAATGCTCTGACCAATGGTGTGCTGCCATCGGTGCAGTCTTACTCCTGTCTGCCTTATGGGAACCAGGCCTATCATCTGGCTGCCACAATGGCAGCTGTCGCCAATCCACTGGCGTGTTTCATTGCCATGTGTATGCCTATCAG GTCACTGATCTTCATGTGTCTTCTGACTGTGTTTGGCACTGGATTTGGAGCCTACATCATGGCCATGGCTGCTCTTAGTCCTTGTCCTTTGTTGGTCCACAGTGCATCTGGGACTGTTGTTATA GTGCTGGTTTGGATCATATTTGTTCTCTCCCTGTCCTATGTAAAGGTAATAATTGGAGTAATTCTCCGAGACGAGGGCCATAGTGCCCTCGTGTGGTGTGGGGCGGTAGTCCAGTTGGGCTCCATGGTAGGTGCCCTTTCCATGTTTCCACTGGTAAGCATCTATGGCCTTTTTAAGTCAGgtgatgcctgcaacaccaAATGTCCCATGTAA